One Perognathus longimembris pacificus isolate PPM17 chromosome 13, ASM2315922v1, whole genome shotgun sequence genomic window, TAAAGCCCCAGTGGAATGTAGTGCTAGGCCTCAGGTGAGGTCTAATAAAATgtctacataaatttaaaaaaaaaaaaggattgttttttcttggctaggaatatggcctagtggtagagtgcttgcctagcatgcacgaagccctgggtcctatttctcagtaccacatacacagaaaaagccagaagtggcgctgtggcttaagtggtagagtggtagccttgagcaaaagaagctcagaacagtgcccaggccctgagtttaagacccaggactggccaaaaaaaaaaaaaaggttcgtTTCTCTGGAGTCTCTTTTCTACTTTTGTGGCCAGAAGAGCCAAGCTTGATTGTGCTGTAGTCACAAGTCTAAAGCTGGGGCACTTTAAAAGCTGGGGTCTGCCCAGGCCCTCCTGCTGCTTCTGGGCTGCTGTAACAAGGCAACTGGGCCTAGGCATGTGGGTTCTGTAACCCACCTTCACCTGCTGAATGCTGCCTTCGCTTCACCTGCATGGGAACGATTTTCACAGTATTCCTTTCACTGCTGCAGAATCGCTGCGGAACCCCCCCTGTCCTGCttagggaaggggggtggggaactTCCGGAAGGACAGcaggatgggggggcgggggaccacCCTGACGGACCCTTCCGTGTTTCTCTGCAGGAAGCTGGAGCTGCCACCTGTGTCTGGACCTGTTGAAGGAGAAAGCTTCCATCTACCAGAACCAGAACTCCTCCTGATGTGCCACCCAGCTCCCCCACACATCTAAAGATACTTTGCTCCTCCACCTTGGTTTTCatacccctttcccttcctcccctctttcaCAAGTCCAGAACCGTGGGTGGTCATGCCAACTGCCTTTGGCAACAGTGAGTGGAGGTGGCAGCGCTGACCACCTCTGACCCCAGGCCCTCAGGGAGAAAGGAGCAGCATGCTACCCCAAGGGCAGGTTTGTGGGCCCAGCTTCTCTGTGCTCTCCATGAAGTGCATTCACTCTGCTTGCCTTGGGCCCCGGCCCTGGTGATCACAGGGTTCAAACCATGTTTAAAATAGAGAGTAGCTCACTTCTCTAGGCCCTGGCCGGCTCCCTGCTCTGGTCTCCAGAGTTCCCTCCCCACAGTGCTAGCCTGCCCAGTCCTCTGCTCGGGGCAGCTGGGAGTGCACAGGCTGAGGCTGCCCTCACCAGGAGCTTTCCATGCCCTTTGTGCTGCTGTACCTTGCCTCTTCAGCgcattgctcccccccccccgccacccccattGCCCTCTGTCCTGCCAATGGGGCCCTTTGCCTAAGCCAGGATGCTCTTGGTCACTCTGCTGGCTCtaccctgccccgccccaccccacccagggaaCGGGCAGCCACACCTGGCTCTCCTGTGCTTGGCTGGCTTGCTCCCAGGTGGTCCCCTGGTGACCCAAGCCTTCCCCACGTCTTCCccgtcccctgcctccctccttgtTCTCTTTGGTTTTGTGGGGAGAGGGGCTGTGCCAGGGTGCCAGGCCAGCAGCTTGGGGCCACAAGGAGATGTTGGATAATGTGCCTGTTTTTTAACTCGATAAAAAGCCTACCTCCAAaatccccttctttcttcttcctggacCTGGGCATTCAGCCTCTTGCCCTTAACTAGACTGGgagcctctgcctccttcctgtgTATGATAGTTTCCAGGTCACAGGGGTGTTGCATAGATGTTCCCTTCCCTTGCACGCTCACTAGCAGCTGATAAGGTCATCACACCCTGATTCCTTGATTTTCTGCTTAGTGGCACTAACATTAAGTAGGAGGGGACAGCCATGCCAGGACACTCTGGAGTGGCCTTCCTCCTCGGTTGTGGGCAGGCCCTAACTTGCCATCACTTTGGAGTTGAGgtgtcttcccccctccccctttagtTCCTGTATTCTAAACATCTAAACAttagtaaaaaataaacatttttacacAGCCCTCTGCTGAATGGTTTGTCTCCCAACTTGGAGGGGTTAAGAATCCtgtgccagggggctgggaatatggcctagtggcaagagtgcttgccttgtatacatgaagccctgggtttgattccccagtaccacatatatagaaaaagctagacgtggtgctgtggctcaagtagtagagtgctagccttgagcaaaaagaagccagggacaatgttcaggccctgagtccagggcccaggactggcaaaaaaaaaaaaaacgaaatgcTGTTCCAGCCAGAgcctggttcatgcctgtaatcctagctactcaggaggctgagacctgtggaATGCCATTCatggccagccctggcaggaaagtccatgaaactgatttccaagaaactactcaggaaaagccagacatgacactgtggctcaagtggtagaacactactaaccttgagcccaaagaggcagggacagcaccaggccctgagttcaaacacaaggaccagcaaaaacaaaacaagaaaaagctgTTTCATCAAAAATGGCCTTCCTTCAGACAGTGGGTTTAGTTTTAAGTTAGTTGGTTGGTTCCCTTTTAACATTTTGTCTCCAATTGACAATTTTTGCTGGACCCCCAATTAGTAAAGCACAAAATTGGCTTTCATAACAATTTGTTACAAAGAACAATGAGGCTGTTTCTATCAATACAAAATTTGGGTTAAAATCGATTTTATCACCctgttctctctttttaaaaaagagtcctgggacttgaactcaggacctgggcactgtccctgagctgcttttgctcaaggctactgagctacagcaccacttccagctttttctgtttatgtgatattgagggatcgaacccagggcttcatgcatgctgggcacgcactctaccactaagccacattcccagcttataCCCTCTTGATTTCTGTTAAAAGATTCTCCTAGACTTGGATGTGTCGACGGAAGTTGTGACAGGTTTTACAGTTGACATTGTAGGCCCAGAGACTTAAAATGGGTCTAGAAACTTGATTACTAAATAAATAAGAGCTGAACTGAGCAAACCAATTATGTCACCTTGAGACAGGGAAAGTTTTTTGCAGAGATAATGAGGACATCCTCTGGGGAGGGGCCTGAGCATTGCTCATCCAGTACATGGCTGAATGCCTGTGTGCTCCTGAGCCAGAGCAAGACTTGTATAGCCACAACTTCAGTGAGGCTCTGAAGCCTTTCCCACATGTGTGTATGCAGAGTTCCTTCGGCCAAAGTGAATGTGTTTCAGGGTAGATCTTGACTCCATGCATTTTGAAAGTACTGTTaaaacaatggggctgggaatgtggcttagtggtagagtgcttgcctagcatgcatgaagccctgggttcgattcctcagcaccacagaaacagaaaaaggcctgaagtggagctgtgtggcttatgtggtagaacactagccttgagctgaagagctcagggacagcacccaggccgagttctagccccacaactaaccctccccccccccaaaaaaaaaacaaagaaaacgaTTTACGGTATAAAAGGAAATGTGAGAAAGTTGATAGGATCTAGGGTCTATCGAATGGGGTGAAAACCTTAGAGGTAGGGGCAGAGGTGTAAGGGACAGGGAGAAAGGAGCTGCTGGTTAAAATGTCTACGGTTAGTGCAGGGCCAGGTATTACTAAGAAAGgaaattacattctttttttttaaaatgtttttttaaaatttttattgtccaactgatgtacagagaggttacagtttcatacgttaggcattggatacatttcttgtactgtttgttacctcctccctcattccccctccccactccccctggaAATTTCATTCTTGAGTTTAGAAGTGATCTCTATGATTCCTACGGGTGTGGGggcgtgaactcggggcctgcgcgCTGCCCCGAAGGGCTTGATTTCCATTTTTCTCAAGGCGAGCACTGTGgcgctggagccacagctccactggttAACTGGCATTACGAGctgcacggactttcctgcccgactCGCCAGGCTGGCTCCCCCACATCTCCGCCTCGGAAGCAGCCACCAGCACGGCACCGGGTTTGGGAGCTTGAGTCCTGGCGACGATGTGGCACCTTGTCAAAAGTAGCCCGGGCCACAGGCTGGAGGCCGCCAGCGCTGTCCATGGTCAGCAGCGTCTGTGTAGCCGGAGGCTTGCATCCATCTTGCCGTTTCAGAACAATTCCGAGAGGGCCTTTAGCCCTAAGGGGAGGAGTCCGCCTAGGGTGACCGGCAGGAAGGCCCGGGGGTGCTGAGCCTCCTCCGCCGCCCGCCGGCCACCTCGGGCTGGTGGGTGCCGGGTCCGCGCCTCGGAGTTCAGCCGCGCCGAGGGACTCCCGCGGATCCCGACTCCGCCTCCTTTCCCTCCCGCCAGAGGCTCCGCCTCCTGCACGCCAGAGGAACCGCCATTTCCGCGGGGCCCAATGAGACGTAGCCGGGGGCGGGACAAGGCGTCCCTGAGAGCCAATCTGATTcgtctgggggcggggctccagcgGTCCACCCCAGCCGGGAGGGATCCTGGCGCGGGCGGCGCGCATCGCGGCCTtgctgtgcgcgcgcgcgccgcccgctgcccgccgcccgccgcctccGCGGCTCCTTGACCCGCTCCGCCCTGGGGGCGTGGCGCCCGTCCCTCCGTGCTCTGCCGTCGCCTCCCGGCCTGGGACTCCGGAGCCGGGCTGGGGGCCGCGCCTGAGGTGGGTGCGGAACGGGAGGCTgggcgggctgggggcgggcgggTCGGCGCCTGGGCCCCGCCGACGGACTTCGGGTCCAGGTGAGGAGAGGCCGGCCACGGCGCAGAGCCCATCTCCTGGCCGACCTGGGTCCCGGTACCCCTTCCAGGCCACCACTTCTCCCACGGGGGACACTCCACCCCTCTCGCTGCCCGAAGCCTCCACCCAGCCGCCCTTTGTCACCTGTGcgtctgccctccccccccactcctcccaggCTGCACCGTCGCCCCGCctgtcccaccccacccccagcaccacaGGAGACCCCCTCCTACAAACCCCGTCCTAATGGCTGTCAGCTGTACACCTGTTCACCTCAACTATGTTCATTCAGTCCACCCCAGCATCTCCATCTAAATACTGTCCAGACCATCAGCCCCATCTTCCTCGAAGTCCTGATGGTCCCCGAACCATCAGACCCAGGCCCAGACCCTCTCCCAGccatattcctttgtttcttcagCTGTCCCCTGCGCTCATTCCTCCTGCTTTTCCAAGGATGCTGAGCCCCAGCCCCGACTCCCCTCTCCCTCTGACCAGAGCTTCCCCTCCCAGCTCCGTGCTAGCATTCCCAAGGATAGTTTCCGGCCTAGccgtttcccttcctctttcactTGGTCCAGTGTCCGGTGGCTTCCCACAGTCCCACCATTGCCCTGTCCTGGTGGGCTCCACTTTCTCCCATCCCTCCTGGCTTCAGCCCACGAGgccttctcctctcctgtccAGGCAGGTGCCCTGGAGGAGCCATGGAGCTGAGTAGCAAGAAGAAACTGCATGCCTTGTCGCTAGCAGAGAAGATTCAGGTGTTGGAACTCCTGGATGAATCCAAAATGTCCCAGTCGGAGGTAGCCCGGCGCTTCCAAGtctcccagccccaaatctcacGCATCTGCAAGAATAAGGAAAAGCTGTTGGCAGACTGGTGTAGCGGCACTGCCAACCGAGAGCGCAAGCGCAAGCGGGAGTCCAAGTACAGCGGGATCGACGAGGCTCTGCTCTGTTGGTACCACATTGCCCGAGCCAAGGCCTGGGATGTGACCGGGCCCATGCTGCTCCACAAAGCCAAGGAGTTGGCCGATATCATGGGCCAGGAGTTTGTGCCCAGCATCGGCTGGCTGGTCCGCTGGAAACGCCGAAACAATGTAGACTTTGGGGCTCGCCATGTCCTTCCGCCTCCATTTCCCCCTGAACCGCCTCCCCTAGGGCTCGCATCCCAGGcccagcctcctctctctcttaaAGATTTCTCTCCAGAGGATGTTTTTGGCTGCGCGGAAGTGCCCTTGCTTTATCGGGCAGTGCCTGGCAGGGCATTTGGGTGTGATCGGATGAAAGTGCTCCTGTGTGCCAACAGCAGGGGCACAGAGAAGCGGCGAGTACTGGTAGGTGGGCTCCAGGCTGCCCCACGATGCTTCTTTGGGGTCAGCAGTGAGGCACTGCTTGCTTCCTACCACCCTGACGCAGGCATTCCCTGGGCAGAGTGGCTGGCACAGTTTGACCAGGACATGGGCCAGCAGGGGCGACAGGTGGCCTTGCTGCTGGCTGCACAGGTGGTAGAGGAGTTGGCAGGCTTGCCTGGGCTCCCccacgtgagactcttacctctgccGGCCTCCAGCACCACGCCTTCCTTGCCTGGCTCCGTGGTCTGGGCCTTTAAAGCTCATTACCGGCACCGTTTGCTGGGCAAGCTGGCCGCTGTCCAGAGCGGGCGGGAGGGGACGTCGCTGCCGCAGGCCGGGGAAGGCATCACCGGGCTGGACGCCCTGCACCTGGCCGCGGCGGCCTGGACCAAGGTGCCTGCTCAGCTCATCGGGAGCAGCTTCATCCAGGAGGGGTTAGCTCCCGGCAGGACTTCCGTGGCCCTGGACAAGGCCCCTGCGATGCCACCGGCTGCCGGTGGGCTGACCCCGGAGGAGTTTGCCCACTTTGTGGACTTGGAGGACGAGGACCCAGGCCCCGGAGTGTGCAAGGAGGAGGTGGGCACTGAGGAGAAGGATGGGCCCAGAGAAGATGGCCTGGAGCCCCTGCCTACCAAAGCCGACGCCCTCCAGGCCCTGGGCACCCTGCGGAGGTGGCTGGAGGTCAGCAGCAGCTCCCCGGAGCTCTTCGAGAAGTTCTACGAGTGCGAGGCCGAGGTGGAGCGGCTGTGCTCCCTGTGAGGGCACCGGGCGGCCGCCAGAGCCCCTCGGCGCTGTTTCCCATGGAAACGCCTCTCCGACCAGAGACCCGCTCTTTCCCGTGGAAATGCGTACaagggagggaagttgggagccCAGGTCTAAGCCTGGAGTCCAAACCTTCCATGCTTGAGAAGCTCTGAAGATGGGGCTCCAGGCTGGGAATCTGGGCTATGTCGTGTCCAAATCCTGCATGAAAGTTCTAGAACTGTAGGAGGGGAAGCTGGAAgcgtggcccaaatggtagaacatcagcctgtgAGTGagtctcagaccctgagttcacgttCTGGTCCCAGAAGAAAATGACAACAACCCAAAACCCAGAGGGAGTTAATCTGGGAAGGTGGGACTTGGGCTTTCCAGATATTGCTTCCGTCTCTTAAAACTTTATgtcaaagggctgggaatttggcctagtggcaagactgcttgcctcgtatacatgaagccctgggttcgattcctcagcaccacatgcgtagaaaaggccagaagtggtgctgtggctcaataggcagagtgctagccttgagcaaaaagaagccagggacagtgcttaggccctgagtctaaggcccaggactggccaataaataaatataaataaactttGTGTCAAAAGCACTTCTGCTTCTGGAAATAAAGttggtactgtttttttttttttttttaatgtggtactgaggaattgtactcaagacctcatgcatgttaggcaagcattccaccacttagccacattcccagtcccatcaactatttcttttctttttctttctttctttctttttctttttttaactggtcgtggggcttgaactctgggccggggcactgtccctgagctcttcagctcaaggctagcactttaccacttgagccacagcgccacttccaattttccagtggataagtggagataagagtctccccgccttccctgcctgggctggctttgaactgcagtcctcccatctcaacctcctgagtagctagggttacaggtgtgagccaccggtgcccggcttctAACAACTATTTCTTAATGCCAGCTAGAATTTTGATGatgagaaggggaaaaaacaaacaaacagcagaaTTTCTGCTCCATGGAGTGCCTCCTGTAGAGGACAGACAGATATAATCAGTCACAGAGAGGAGGAGAGTAACTACCGACTGAGGAAGAGAGAGCATGGAAGCATGTGGCAGTGTTTGCGCAGCGCCAGCACCTGTAGCATCTGCAGCTTCTGGGAAATAAGTGAAATGCACACCTAATGAATCAGAAACTTAGGGACGGCTCTCAGCAATCTGTATTTTTGCACAACCTCCGGTGATTCTGAACCACAGGGGCCTGACCTAGACAGAGAGGCTACAGGTCTCGCTAAGGAAGCAATATAGAACTGGGAGCTGAAAGGTAACTGAGAAGAGCATATCCAAATGTCCTGTGGTAGGAGAGCATCGAAtaggtggggtttttgtttgtttgtttgtcagccCTAGggactgggactcagggcctgagcactgtccctgggcttctttgtgctcaaggctagcactctacctcttgaggcacagcaccacttccagctttttctgtttacgtggtgctgaggaatcgaacccagggcttcgtgcatgctaggcaagcgctctactgataggccaccttcccagcccctgttagttttatgctgttggttgtggggcttgaactcagggcctgacgcGGACCAGGCTCAAATGTTTAAGGAGCTAAGAGCAGGTAAATGTAGGAGGGCCTTGCAGGGCACGAGGCGGAGCTTACTTAGCCTGATTCctcagagtgatggaaagtcatTGAAGAATAAGGCCACCTGATCAGA contains:
- the Tigd3 gene encoding tigger transposable element-derived protein 3, producing the protein MELSSKKKLHALSLAEKIQVLELLDESKMSQSEVARRFQVSQPQISRICKNKEKLLADWCSGTANRERKRKRESKYSGIDEALLCWYHIARAKAWDVTGPMLLHKAKELADIMGQEFVPSIGWLVRWKRRNNVDFGARHVLPPPFPPEPPPLGLASQAQPPLSLKDFSPEDVFGCAEVPLLYRAVPGRAFGCDRMKVLLCANSRGTEKRRVLVGGLQAAPRCFFGVSSEALLASYHPDAGIPWAEWLAQFDQDMGQQGRQVALLLAAQVVEELAGLPGLPHVRLLPLPASSTTPSLPGSVVWAFKAHYRHRLLGKLAAVQSGREGTSLPQAGEGITGLDALHLAAAAWTKVPAQLIGSSFIQEGLAPGRTSVALDKAPAMPPAAGGLTPEEFAHFVDLEDEDPGPGVCKEEVGTEEKDGPREDGLEPLPTKADALQALGTLRRWLEVSSSSPELFEKFYECEAEVERLCSL